Within Haematobia irritans isolate KBUSLIRL chromosome 2, ASM5000362v1, whole genome shotgun sequence, the genomic segment gagttaaagtctaacggagatacatgaaaatgaccgtaaGGGTGTTTAAAATGTAGGCACTAATTTATTCGACACCGCTTACGTTTCGTTTATCTTACGAGTTCATTCTAAGAAAAGTAGATCATTGATGACTAAAGTTGTAAGTACTTCAGAAGATGATATATGTACTTCATatgattaataaaaaaaaccagCAAAATATAAACAGGTGTTTGTAAGGCATTGTGGTCTaagtattatttatttttatatgaaagcaaAAAATACATTACAAATATCATTcgtattttttatattacaacAGACCATCTGAGATAATGAATGACCATTTATACAGAcatttatgtatataaaattataaaaaaaaaataaaaaaatattttagaagaaatttcttaAGTAGATATTCCATGTGTCAAATTATTGGTACATTCTAAGACGACACCTTTTAATATGCCTTGGGTGCTAAGATAGCAGTTATGAATTgacttcaaaatttaaaaatattaatcggtatataattgagctgtcattcgggatcaaTCTCTATAAATCCCggggattcgggatttcaaaatatagatcccgggattttttctCGGAATCCGGGGAAAttaaattcttactcaaggtttaccataaatgtttattaactcaatttgtcgggtatgaaatctaagggccgtttgcactgaatgaagactccaaattattaataaataatgctgAAAActcacaaatttaacaaattggaattattttttcgggatcccgaaaaatccccggattcaaaataaaaaattccagGTGACAGCCTTAGTATATAGTAAGCTTTTGTATTCTATTACTACTACATAGGGAGTAGTCTATTTCATGTAATTATTGATTTTGATATTTACATCAtagtttgttgtttgttttacaaaatgttttgttttaattctatTATCATCACTCGTTATGGTGGGACCacctttttatataaatatttttttcttttttgtattttgtatgcTATGGAACTATAATCCCTTTTGCGAGAttcattttacttattttttgtgtttcatTAACTCATCTCCAGATTTATAGAAAGCCATGGGTTTGGGATCATCCATATCATCAAAAAAGTCCGAATCTTTTGcccaacacaaacccaattgctcttTTACAATGATTTTCCAGAAATCGAAATATTTACGTTTAAAAAGCTCATCACGAACTTTTTCTATCCAAGTGTTATAATCGTAGGGAGCAAAGAAACATGCATCTGTTTTATATTCCTGCAAAAGACCAGCAGCCATTTTTGATCGTTCCTCCGTTAGTGAGGGCTCATCGAAAAGCAATTGCCACAAAATATCACGAACTTCTCCAAAGATCTTTTTATAGGCTTCTTCATCGTCTGAGTTTATATCCTGTtgggcaagcatattatttttgtaatctTCCAAGGCATTCTCCTTAGTGATTttctttaatgatttttttgctCCAGAAACGTTGGAAATGCCTGCTCCCCCTGCAGCAGTGTTGCTCATTAAATTAAGAGGATGTTGTGCTTCTGTTTTCTCGGTTGTATCTTTCTCCTTCAGCCAAGGTGCTTCACAACCTAATTGCTTATAAAATTCAACCGGTTTAGGATCATCCATTTCATCATAGAAATCACAATCTCTAGCCCACAAAGGTCCCAGCTCCTTGGCTACCATTTCATTTTTCCAAAAGTCCAATAATTCTGTCTTTTTCAATAATTCATCTCGGAATTTATAAATCCATTGATTGAAAAAAGTGGGATTTATGAAACAGGCATCCTCTCTATATTTCTTTAGCAGACAACTTGCCTTCTCTGTATCCGCTTTGTTAAGCGTTTTTGTCTCGAACAATATCTTGGATATGCAATCAACAACGACCTGAGAAAAATTCTCCCACAACTCGTCGTAGTCTTCGGAATCTGGATCCATCTTTTCCATTGTTTCATCATAGTTCTTCACTAGATCATTTTGAGTCAATGACGCTTTAAATTTTAAGGGATCGATAGAAATTGCGGCCATTCTACCACCTTAGTTGTGCGACTTTTAGACAAAACTGTTGATCTCAGAGAAATGAGGTAATGATTCATGCTGGATAAATGACAACATACAAACAGCtgtaaaattacaacaaattcgataaatgacaaCAACATCAACCAACAACAGCTGCAACAAGGTATCCACTCAAATGCAATTTGACTTATCTTCATATAAAGATGGGGTACTAACACATCCTTCTTCCTATACGTTTTCCAAATGAACTTCAACTTGATGCATTCCCATCCATACTGATATTGTTTCATggttttttaacaaataaatgcAGTAGGTGCCCCTTTTCCTACATCTTGATAACACATGCATGTTAAATTACCATGGGTTTGTTCGCTCAGCAAAACGGAAATGGAAAAGACCAATGTTGACTTTTTAAAGTTATTGTTAAATCGTAGTATCTTGGTGGCCAATTGACCGGTTCCGaatgtgaaataaaatgttcactgaACTCGCCTCTCAACAACTCAATTGTTacgaccctgccaacattttttgaatttgactatatatagtttcctataggaaaaagtacattttccctgccagcatttcaaaattccatttcatcctcatcgctaccacagactcgtaagtgacactgcaacaatcgccaactgtgatggggaagcgtatgaaatatacatgaaattattttgccatcactattgttacaagagccattttatattttatgaaacaccaagcgcaactagattcctataatttatttaaataaaatcgataatgaagtgcagaaaacatagttatttcgcttaaaattgtaaaaggtatattgctgaacaatttttgactttccaaatggaataaaatgattgtttttcagatattttacaaacacgctgcctccatcgagaataaaaccACTGGcatatagacgctgcaacatgtaacacaacttgccacttgtaaatcaacatcattctattattaatgaaaaaaagtatgttaaatgtgttgtgatagtggtatcccaataaacacaaacgtttgaaaaatactaaaattcaataatttttcaaacattttttcaaaggattagggtaatattcaagttgagaaattgttgagaaaatcgcgttctcaacaaaaaacagacattaccctcaacagtaaaattcaacacaatagcaataatttctcaattgtaatcctcaaattgaaatgcaccgctgctcaataatttctcaaacagttttcaacgtgagaaaaataaaaaattagcattgttgcgaatactttcaaaccacaatttgtatgaaagtcaatcctagttctaattaaaagtcaatactaaatttctagggattttgtaaattttattatttttttcgttaacaaatataataatcttaaaaataacattaataatatataaaaatgataatcaaaatgtaattatcttattaaacgtattaataaataaaactatgaatacaactttaaatatcttaaacatttttacacgtataattccatttcctccataatgttggtgtcaaataactattaattaatatgctggcaatttgaaataattactatcgaggaacttgctggcttgtgtgttagaatagattccagcaagaggaaatcacaaaatatcaacctgatgacgggatgtaaattgatgtaatgcacattttcatccagaagttcttgatataggaattgttgcactttgttttaattggttgcactttgtaagttttctgaaaacttttctttgttgtttccttcattggtttttcatcggccaacatcttccaagaatataccatccaatcattttagttttctgcaaaacaatcgagttttgtgatttccattatgttttcatttcactttttattttgacttaccaatttgtatttcttccaactgaccacgtacttcgtgatttcctcaagaacgttggtgttacaaaattgttgttattaaaatactggcaattttcaggaacttgatgaccagataattggaataaatttccagcaatttcaattcacaaaataacaaattaaaccgatgatgcgatgcaaattaaactatcgatgtgatgcgaattatcatccagtagttgttgatatggaaaagcataaataccaagtttttttggttgcactttgatttatggaaactttctcttcgcgataagccactaccattgttcatcggccagcctcttaatgtgtccaagaatcagcatccaaatattttagtcttctgcaaagagatttgagtttagtgacttccttaaagttttcatttcgtgttttagttttacttaccaattattataagcaatttcaattgattattaaaaaatttccacatttttgtatttcttccacgaactttgttgtccaaagtagtattaaaaaccatgtggttttttcgttgcatttcagggtagtgttttgtcaacgtTTGCTCCAATTATctacaacacattttcaaagttttcgtcaacattttgccaaattggttgtaattcgcaaacaacttgaagatgtattgaagatgagctttttcaagtcaagttgaatttatgttgaaaattatatttaccctcaaactgaagaggtgttgcatttgaaaaacgctcatcctgtgtttattgggatgttatatttataagaatttataaatgtttaatcaaattgataaacatctaaacaatcgtgttttacttgaccacaatgattcttttacaactatcttaaaattcactttttctgattgtttgaagggtctcttattggcgtagttttaaatttattaaaaaaggcacctaataattgcactcatgcgatgcttttttgtagtaacttggcgtggtataacttctcaatagtgacggcgcttttccgacgttttggacgtggtggggattctcagaagcgccgtcaaattcaaaaaatgttggcgggGAACGTgtctgaaataaatatttgaaaaactatcactttaatcCATTtggaaattcaaaaattattctccaatgtacctttcacaattttaagcgtaataactacgttttcagcacttcattttcgtttttatttaaattaattataataagATAGTTGCGCTTggggtttcacaaaatataaaatggcttttgtaacaatattagggctgttttcttttagcactggataccctaagccgtgaaggactaaaagaaaacagagtactcgcttaaggtaagtactatgttcgcttttcgagttgaaattttcgcggttactttaataaaacagttcaatatgaagcagataaattaattcaagtgatgcgcagtttcttgttcccctagatttcggcaagactttacaggaatattttggttttaatttataattttgattatttcaggaaaagtaatcgcgaaaataaagtgattttcaactcgaaaaccgaacatagtacccacctttatccagaacatctccaaaaatatgcaacactgtcatcagctgtttaaaaacaatcacagaaaagaagttaaatcttgcatttttaatatatgaaatgctccaatttgtaataaatatttgctgctgcgattatttatgacactgtaccactttgaatttcatcccaataaacacaaacgtttgaaaaatgctaaatttcaacaatttttcaaacattttttcaaaggattagggtaatattcaagttgagaaattcttgagaaaatcgcgttctcaacaaaaaacagacattaccctcaacagtgaaattcaacacattagcaataatatctcaagtgttatcctcaaattgaaatgcatcgctactcaataatttgtcatacaattttcgatgcgagtcaaattcaaaattaacatcgttgcaaatacttttcaacctaaatttgtatgaatgatatccccacttcaaattgaaagtcaaagccaaaattctatgaattttgtataatttattaattttcatcaaaataaaatatataataatacactacactaccctgccagcatttcaaagttccatttcaacctcatcgttaccacagactcgtaaatgtcacttcaaccatcatgaaaaggtacatcaaaaagtacatgcaagtaatttgccatccctactgttaaaaaagccattttttttgtgaaacgccaagcgcaaccagcttgttatattttaattaaataaaaacgaaaataaagttctgaaaacatagattatacgcttaaaattgtgaaaggtatattggtgaacaatttggtgattttccaaatggaataaagtgattgtttttcagatattttacagacacgctgcctccatggaataaaaacactggttgatagacgcagcaacatgtaactcgctacttgtaactcaacatcatcattaatgccaaaaattatgttaaatgtaaaggccggtactctgttcggttttcgcgttgaaactccatacaaaaccaaaaaatgcgaaaaactagcgaaattttttccatttgtgatactttgttttttttttcgagttgaaaaactgacgtaaatcgatcagtcagtattttcataacatggcgccatttgcaatgtgaattaagaaataatttatttattaaactgattttggtgaatttataatgcaaaagtggatcggattattatttaaaaatgtaatctgatcgattgagaaaacaaagtataacatggagttgtatttccgtaataaactagcaaccaaGATCTAGCCGCTTGTAGAACATAAATAATgtataaaacatgaaatttaatcacaaatgttaacaaataaaagctttattttgtgaattatattttacaatcgtttcatttgtactgggcatcgggataatacacacaaaacaaaatgttaacaaaaggaGAACAGCAATTGACTTCAACCAACCAAGCATTAGAACTTTAACCAACATGTATAGTACCGGGgtagcaatgaatggaatcacaagaattaattgctgtgtccaaaaaataaaattgtaaagcattgtaaaattagattgtttaaatccaaagttatttgtaaaataacttctgcttcttctttttcaatttaattattatgtatgcgtgtatgtgtgtaaatcgagccactagttgcctatgtatatgtaatcatttcgtgacattttgcgatgttgtcaatacatttcgatgaaataaacgcgaaaaagttgcaaaatggctgttttttccatcaaaatatattgtcaacactatcatttttcaacgcgaaacaatgattgagtgaaacttttttcgcaccaacaaacagagtaccggccttaatgtgatagtggtataaatgttatatttttaagaatttgtaaatgtttaatcaaattaataaatatctaaacaaacgtgttttactcgaccacaatgattcttatacaactatcttaaaatgcactttttctgattgtttggagggtcccttattggcgtcgttctaaattgatctataaaggcacctaataattgcactcatgcgaaacatttttgtagtaacttggcgtggtacaacttctcaatagtgacggcgcttttccgacgagtttttgatgtcgtatatgattgttttcgacgtagtggggattctcaaaagagtccccaaattcaaaaaatgttggcagggtacataatacactacattaccaattgataaataataatcttattaaacatatcaacaaataagaacaaaaaacaaacaacaaaactttaaatatcttaaacattattaggaaacgcttttgcattgataattcgatttccttccttttggtgtcataaaacagcattaacatttattaacatgcgggcaattttaaattaggaacgtactggaccgcgtgttagaattgatttccagcagaaggaattcacaaaatatccattttaaactgataatagcatatgaattaaactgacgatgtgatgcacatgttcatccagaagttgttgatttcaacaatttgttgcttttaacaattttaataggttgcacttgtaatgtttctggaaactttttcttgacaggaaactttttcttgtcgataagccactcatttttcattcgtcagcttcttaatgtttgcaagaatgtagcatccaaagattttagttttctgcaaagagatttaaatttagtgacttctctaaagtgttgatttaatttttcatattgacgtaccaattattataaactatttgaagcagttccagttaattgtccacaattttttcatcggccagctttttaatgttttcaagaacgcggAATCCATAATttcagttttctgcaaagagatatacatttcgtgacttccttaaagttttattttattttttattttcacttacctatttttataaactatttggttatttgtctaaaattttccattttttttatttcttgcaattgaccacgaacttcgttgcacaaataagtattgaaaaccacatggttttttcgttgcattttagggtagtgttttgtcaaagttttctcatattatcttcaacaccttttcaaagatttcgtcaacattttggcaaattggaagtaattcgcaaacaatttgaagatgtattgaagatgagctatttcaagtcaagttgaatttatgttgaaaattatatttaccctcaaactgaaaagttgttgcatttgaaaaaccctcatcctgtgtttattgggatgagttgttctggatagaacaccagtgcaacgatgttctggatagcccatacaaatgttgcatccagtgctaaaagaaaacagccctattgatggcaaaatactttcaagtacattttgtactttctgatacgcttcccccatcacagttggcgattgttgtagtgtcacttacgagtctgtggtagcgatgagtatgaaatggaactttaaaATGCTAGTTTTTCTCCCAATTCAGCCCCATGTCACACCTCAGGCACCGCATCCTTCAAGTCCTCTGTTGTGGTATTTGAATGGTTTTggtatgtcaaataaaattttgacaaaaagttctaaaggaataaaattttgacaaaattttctatagaaataaaattttgacaaaatttcacacagaaaaaaaatttttacaaaattttctatagaaataaaattttaataaaactttctttagaagtaaaattttgacaaaattttccacagaaataaaattttgacaaaatcttccatagaaatgaaaatttgcaaattttttttttatacaaatagaattttgtcaaaattttctatagaaaaaaaattgacaaaattttctatagaaataaaattttgatgaaattttctatagaaataatatgttgacaaatttttctataagaataaaattttgacaaaattttctataagaataaaattatgacaaaattttctgtaggaataaaattttgacaaatatttctaaagaaataaaattttgacaaaattttctatagaaataaaattttgacaaaattttcgatagaagtaaaatttccatagaaatgaaattttgcaaaaagtttctatagaaataaaattttgtcaaaattttctatacaactgaaattttgcaaaaatcctttaaaatattgacagaattgtctatagaaataaaattttgtcaaaattttctatagaaataaaatgttgacgacattttccatagaaaaaaaattgatatttcttttaaatttggtagatttttggtagattatttttggcatgagtGGCAACGTGATTATGAATCGAAATGGCCTATTAACCATGTATTATGGTAaacatggctgaacaagaaggttaaatcatgggcccatatgattacaatttttttatttcgacaaaattttaagatgtcaaaatcatatgtttatggtgattgcagctctccaaatgacactgcatagcaaatgcatctcaaacaaactcgcgcattcatagctggagaattgttcaaagatgacttgagtatcttgataacatattccagacccaaaataccacgcacatcagtttttaaactgcatcataaactgtttttgttaatagatggcgaagatccatttgactgacttccattcttaactttggtgggtattatagtcttatttgtctcatatcggcgttcctcggatgaattatccacttcacaatcactcataggtgatacaattaaatttgaacctttatttttctctggattttaattattttttcaggacaattgaaagaataaataattgccacttttaccaatgccatacgattattttatcagctgattttgacttcttaaaattgtaaacaacatattgaaatttgttgtttttgttgtcgtgattcaacctccttattcagccatgatgGTAAATATTAAGGTTTCACTGTTGCTCCAAAAACAGCTGATACGTACCGGGAAGCGgcaatttcacaattttattttgtttacattCCAACTTGAAGAGTTTAGCTATTTTTTGTGACGAAATGGCTTATAATAAAGTaatattctaaaaatataaatatttggtgAAATTCTATATTAATTTCTTTGTCAACTCACAggaatatatgatatttatcgTTGATGTCCGAAAATTTGCTTCCGACGACTTCAGAGAAAAGTCCATTAAATGTTGTTCGGACATTATTAAACAGAAGGTAGGAATATTTGTCTTTCCCGTCTATTTTAATTAACTAACTTTAttggtaaataaaaatttcagatatGTTGTGGTAAAAAAGATTATTTATCATTTGTTTTGGTGGGCACTGATCGTACCTACAATGATGTCAACACAGAAGATGATCACGAAGGCTACTTGAATATCGTCCAATACGCAGGAGAATTGCAAATACCATCGTGGCAGTTACTTATGAATTTCTATCAATTTGTCAATGAAACACCATCGGAGAATGGAGAGTGGTTAGATGCTCTAGTTGTTGCATTTGGCATGCTTAGAAAGGGAATGGAGTAAGTTCGAAATAGGATTAAGTTCATTTCATTGCCCTTAGTTTTgctaaatgttgaaaaatatttctgttt encodes:
- the LOC142223992 gene encoding uncharacterized protein LOC142223992 encodes the protein MAAISIDPLKFKASLTQNDLVKNYDETMEKMDPDSEDYDELWENFSQVVVDCISKILFETKTLNKADTEKASCLLKKYREDACFINPTFFNQWIYKFRDELLKKTELLDFWKNEMVAKELGPLWARDCDFYDEMDDPKPVEFYKQLGCEAPWLKEKDTTEKTEAQHPLNLMSNTAAGGAGISNVSGAKKSLKKITKENALEDYKNNMLAQQDINSDDEEAYKKIFGEVRDILWQLLFDEPSLTEERSKMAAGLLQEYKTDACFFAPYDYNTWIEKVRDELFKRKYFDFWKIIVKEQLGLCWAKDSDFFDDMDDPKPMAFYKSGDELMKHKK